The uncultured Fibrobacter sp. region ATCCATGTCGGCGGGATATCGGAAATCTTCGCTGCCGCCCTCATTTTCTCCTTGGCTTTCGTCTTGGCCTTCGCCACCTTGTTGGGCGTAAGCCCGAGCGCCGCGCAAACCTCCCTAGACACAAACCCTTGGATAGAAGTAAGGTCAAGGATCCGTTTCTCCATTGGAGAAAGTACGCTCGACAGCCGGTTAATGCAACTCATGTTGACATCCTCGACTCCAAGAACATAATTCGATACGACACTCTCATCAAGATCGGCGTTGTAGACCCCCGGTTTTTCCATCAGATGCGAAAAGGGTGTTTCCCTACTCCGGCGGCGTTTCTGTTCTATATAGGTATTCATCAGCACGCTATGCGCATACGCCATAAGGGATTCAGGACTCTCAATATTGCGGACATTCTTGATAAGCCTATAGAGCGTCATCTGACAAAGATCATCTGCTTCGTTTTTCGTTTTACAAATTCTGTAGCATTCCTCTCTTACTTTTTGTACTAGAGACAATGTCATTCATTTCCCCCGATGGAGAGGGCATTTTTCCAGCTTTAACTCCCTCAAAAATGTAAACCCCATTAAAATCAAGAAACAAGAAAAATTTCACAAACACGCCGTGCATTTGTTCAAAGTTATTTTCCGTCACTATCAGATAGACGCTATTCTTTGGGAACTAAAATTCTTGGAACCGCCCTGATTCGTAGTCCATATATCAATCGCGATTAGCAAATTTTTATATTTTCTAATGCGCACGCATCCCACGCGCAAAATATATGAAAAAAATTATGATTTTGACGAATAATATATTTTTACGCAGGCCAAAATTGCATATTTGGAATCTTTTGGCCGTTTGCCTTTTTTTATTTAACATTTGCAATGCCGAAGAATTCAACATGAACAACATGCCCCCTCCGGACATGTCCATGGACTACTCCGCAGGCAAGTTGCAAAAGGGTTCCAGCGTCACGGTATGGATTACCATCCCCGACAATTGGCACGTGAACGCGAACATCGCCGCCGACGAATTCCTCAAACCCTCTTCCATCGAAATCGCAGCGCTCGGCGTCCACTTCGGCGAACCCAAATGGCCCGAACCCATCAAGGAATACAGCGAGGCGCTCGACCTCGAAAACCTCGTGTTCAAAGGCGAGTTCAAAGTCGTCCTCCCCGTAGATAGCGTCGAAGCCGATTACGACACGCTCACCACCAACGTAACCTTCCACTACCAGGCCTGCGACAATTCCATCTGCCTCGCACCTGCGAAAAAGACAATCAAGATGGGCGAACTCGGGTTGAACAGCCGCCAAGGCAGTTCCTTAAAAAAAAACGAAAATGAGATAGGGACGGTACCGCAAGATAGCGCCCCTGCCGGGATTCTCGCGCTCCTCCTGTTCGCCTTTATCGGCGGAATCATCCTGAACCTGATGCCGTGCGTGTTGCCGGTGCTCTCGCTCAAACTTTTCAGTCTCATCAAGCAGGCGGGCGAAAGCCGCGGACGGCTCCTCGCCTTGGGAGGAGCCACGACGGCGGGCATCCTCGCAAGCTTCTGGGTCCTCGCCGCCGTCGTCGCCGCCGTCAAAGCCGGCGGCGGGTCCGCGGGTTGGGGCATGCAGTTCCAGAGCGCAGGCTTCATCGCCTTCATGACCGTCATTCTGACCGCATTCGCCATGAGCTTCTTCGGCGTGTTCGAAATTTGGCTCCCGTGGAATGCCACTACCAAAATGGACGCTGCTGGCCACAAGCACGGGCTTGCCGGAGCCTTCTTCACCGGAGCACTGCTCGTCCTCTTGAGCACTCCGTGTTCTGCTCCCTTCCTCGGCACTGCCATGGGTTTCGCCTTCACGCAGAGCACCTCGGTGCTGTTCCTCTTCTTTACCGCCGCCGGGTTCGGACTTGCCCTCCCCTATATTTTGGTGAGCGCTTTCCCCAAAGTTCTCAAGGTCTTCCCCAAGCCGGGCGCCTGGATGGTCCGCCTGCAAAAAATCATGGGCGTCTTGCTGCTCGCGAGCGTCGCATGGCTCTTCTGGATTGTGAATGAACAAGCCGGGCTCTCCGGCGTCGGGATATTCGCCATCATCGCCGTCGTAAGCATCGCTTGTAGCGTGCTGCTCGGCAAGTTCGCGCCGCCAGGGACCGCGTTCACCCACGAAGTCGCAGGCATTGCCCTCGCCGTCATTGCGCTGTTCTCGATATGGTTCGGGATTGTCGCCCCCGAATACGAACGGGCGGCCACCGAAAAATTCAACGCCCGCCTCCAGGAACAGATGACCGAAGACGGATGGTTCCGCTACACCCCCAAACTGATTGAAGATTTCGCGAAAGCGAAGCGCACCGTATTCATCGACGTGACCGCCGACTGGTGCCTCACTTGCAAGGCGAACGAAGCCGCCGTGCTGAGTGGAGAAAGCTTCCGCCGCGCCATGGACAGCCTGAACGTCGCCCTTGTCAAAGCCGACTGGACACGCGAAACACCCGAAGTGAACGCGCTGCTCCAGAGCATGCAAAAATCAGGCGTGCCCGCCTACGCCATCTACCCCGAAGGGGATGCCACAAGGCAAATCGTGCTGCCGGAATTGCTGACCGCCGCCGGAATTGTGGAGTTAGTAGGAAGTAGGAAGTAGACAGTAAGCAGTGGTTAGGGAAATAGACGAGAGATAAAGTAGACAGTAGGAAGTGGTAATCCCTGGGTTTGACTTTTTACTGCTTACTAATCATCTGACTCCTCATACCTCAGAGTGCGAAGCACGACCTCATAGCTCGGGCCTGGAGCCTCGAGCCTACCTCTTCCCTTCGCGTTTGTAGCGGTCGATGCATTCCTGATAGAAGTCGTATGTCTGCTTGGCAATGGACTTCCAGCTGAACACGTCGATGGCACGATTGCGGCTCACCTCGCCCATCTTCTTCGCGAGTTCCGGGTTTCCAAGGACCTTGTTTAGCTTATTCGCAAAGTCGGTCTGGAAGGCCTTCGGATCCGCCGGTTCAAAATCCGTCTCGGACTTCGCCTTGAGCGGTACCAGGAACCCAGTCTCGCCATCCACGATAATTTCGGGGATACCGCCCACTGCAGAGCCCACCACCGGAGTGCCACAGCTCATCGCCTCGAGGTTGATGATGCCGAACGGTTCGTAGAGGGACGGCGTCGCG contains the following coding sequences:
- a CDS encoding RNA polymerase sigma factor, producing the protein MTLSLVQKVREECYRICKTKNEADDLCQMTLYRLIKNVRNIESPESLMAYAHSVLMNTYIEQKRRRSRETPFSHLMEKPGVYNADLDESVVSNYVLGVEDVNMSCINRLSSVLSPMEKRILDLTSIQGFVSREVCAALGLTPNKVAKAKTKAKEKMRAAAKISDIPPTWMS
- a CDS encoding thioredoxin family protein; amino-acid sequence: MNNMPPPDMSMDYSAGKLQKGSSVTVWITIPDNWHVNANIAADEFLKPSSIEIAALGVHFGEPKWPEPIKEYSEALDLENLVFKGEFKVVLPVDSVEADYDTLTTNVTFHYQACDNSICLAPAKKTIKMGELGLNSRQGSSLKKNENEIGTVPQDSAPAGILALLLFAFIGGIILNLMPCVLPVLSLKLFSLIKQAGESRGRLLALGGATTAGILASFWVLAAVVAAVKAGGGSAGWGMQFQSAGFIAFMTVILTAFAMSFFGVFEIWLPWNATTKMDAAGHKHGLAGAFFTGALLVLLSTPCSAPFLGTAMGFAFTQSTSVLFLFFTAAGFGLALPYILVSAFPKVLKVFPKPGAWMVRLQKIMGVLLLASVAWLFWIVNEQAGLSGVGIFAIIAVVSIACSVLLGKFAPPGTAFTHEVAGIALAVIALFSIWFGIVAPEYERAATEKFNARLQEQMTEDGWFRYTPKLIEDFAKAKRTVFIDVTADWCLTCKANEAAVLSGESFRRAMDSLNVALVKADWTRETPEVNALLQSMQKSGVPAYAIYPEGDATRQIVLPELLTAAGIVELVGSRK